GTTTTGACGGTTATGCCGTTGGCGGCTTGGCCGTGGGCGAACCAGTGAAAAAAATGTATGCCATGCTTGATTATTTAGGGCCAAAGCTTCCGGAAAGTAAGCCGCGTTATTTGATGGGCGTTGGTTATCCCGAACAAATAGTGGGATCCGTCAAACGAGGGATTGATATGTTCGATTGTGTTATTCCGACTCGGCATGCTCGTCACGGAGAAATGTTTGCCTGGAAAACAAATAATTTCGAGAAAAAAGATTTCTATGAAGTCATTACCATTAACAAAAGCCAATATTTTAATGATTCTTCCAGCATTGATAAAAATTGCGATTGCTATGCCTGTCGGAATTTTAGCCGCGCCTATTTACATCATTTATATAAAACCAAAGAGATGCTTTACTATCGTTTGGCCACGATTCACAATATTAAATTTTATTTGGAATTGATGCGGCGTATTCGACAGGCGATTAAATCCGGAAAGTTTTGAGGCCCGTGCCTTATTTATTATTTATCTTTTATCTTCTGCCTCAATTTCATTTAGTTTTCTTTGAATTCATACTGTGGTAGTATGAATTCAAAGAAAAGAAACGAAAGATATGGAGAAAAAACTTGTTTTACATACTTGTTGCGCGGTTTGCGGCGCTTATCTTTGCGAATTGCTGAAAAACGATTTTAGCGAAATTTTGATTTATTTTTATAATCCCAATGTTCATCCCAAGGAAGAATATGAAAAACGGAAAGAAGCCGGTCAGAAATTAGCGGAAATATATGGTTTAGAGTTTGTTGAAGGCGAATACGATGATAAAAATTGGTTTGACTCGGTAAAAGGTTTGGAAAACGAGCCGGAAGGTGGAGCGCGCTGCCCGATTTGTTTTGAGATGCGTTTGAAAAAAACCGCTCAGTTGGCAAAAGAAAGGGGATTTACTCATTTTGCCACGACCTTGGCCGCCAGTCCGTATAAAAGCGAAAAAATCGTTGACGAGCTTGGCGAAAAAATCGCCGAAGAATCAGGCGTTGAATATTTATCCACTGCCGCTATCGGTGATTTGAATAAGAAAGATATTTGGCAGAAAACCCGGGAATTGGCTAAAAAATTCAATTTTTACCACCAAAATTACTGCGGCTGTGTTTTTAGCCAGAGAAAATAAGGGTATTTGACGTTAAAAATAAAAGACTTTAAAATACAGTTGCTACAGTATTATGGATGGAAACAGCGCCGAAAGATTAATTGGTTCAAGCCGTTTTTATTGGATTATCGCCGCTCTTTTTTTAGCGGCGATTTTTGTTTTATCGCTTAATCAAATTGCGGATTTTGATACGGGTTACCATTTGAAAACCGGAGAATATATTGTTCAGCACCTCGCTGTCCCGCATTACGACATATTTTCCTATGCGACTTCCGCTAGTCGTTGGATTGCTCATTATTGGTTGAGTGATGTAATTTTTTACCTGATAAATTTAATCTCCGGAT
The sequence above is a segment of the Patescibacteria group bacterium genome. Coding sequences within it:
- the tgt gene encoding tRNA guanosine(34) transglycosylase Tgt, translated to ISGVKIFNNGVKFRDPVNGQQYFLTPEKSIEIQKRLNSDIMMALDWCAGYPAEKKQIEKSVALTTEWAKRSKAQASRGRNKNLLFGIVQGGVYKDLRGKSLQDLQEIGFDGYAVGGLAVGEPVKKMYAMLDYLGPKLPESKPRYLMGVGYPEQIVGSVKRGIDMFDCVIPTRHARHGEMFAWKTNNFEKKDFYEVITINKSQYFNDSSSIDKNCDCYACRNFSRAYLHHLYKTKEMLYYRLATIHNIKFYLELMRRIRQAIKSGKF
- a CDS encoding epoxyqueuosine reductase QueH yields the protein MEKKLVLHTCCAVCGAYLCELLKNDFSEILIYFYNPNVHPKEEYEKRKEAGQKLAEIYGLEFVEGEYDDKNWFDSVKGLENEPEGGARCPICFEMRLKKTAQLAKERGFTHFATTLAASPYKSEKIVDELGEKIAEESGVEYLSTAAIGDLNKKDIWQKTRELAKKFNFYHQNYCGCVFSQRK